In a single window of the Rhodoferax saidenbachensis genome:
- a CDS encoding alpha-2-macroglobulin family protein, producing MNIPKTIAATALALAGLSAHALQISSLSPQGEVARVRQVLAKFDDSAINFGDPKAEAPLSLSCSDAQVTKGTGRWVNDRAWAFDFDNDLPPGISCTLQVKPGYKSPKGAELTGVTSYKFNSSGPFVQNVQPSQGQRIDEEQFFTLRLNGPATLASVQANVWCAVEGLGERVAVRMIDGANRAALLKSQGLEQQAAKEPLSVVTLACNRRLTPSAKVQLVYGKGVATPATGGGSGVANSVERRFSFQVREPFEASFSCERENAQSACLPIRPMQLSFNAPVSVKLLSAIRLKAGREIFKPSFNEGGSEGDEDNVVNSVTFAPLFPEQAHFVLELPKDFKDASGRTLRNADSFPLKVATGLMPPLAKFAAAPFGIVERFAEPNGVALLPVTLRNVEASLAIRGLNAEQARANAKPVAGKVSTLKPTTDADIIAWFQKVQRYDNFTVSRKLAAADVKGPLPKSVDTYDRTEVQSRMLSLLQGQANVKVLDLPTPVDGDPRPFEVVGIPLSPGFHVVEISSQKLGASLLDERHGAGRTMVVRTSALVTNLGVHFKLGRENAVAWVTTLDKGAPVAGAVVRVSDCRGHEVATAATNAQGIANLTGISPQAPTCNSQDNYSQAYFVSARAQQPAGDGKGTVDDMAFTWSDWNRGIEPWRFNVPTSQSPQPDSVAHTIFDRTLLRAGETVSMKHILRTETSTGFGLTAQQPGQLVLTHIGSGQQYTQPLVWRKTATGGQSAESTFAIPPAAKLGAYSVELRGQGNVRSYSTGEFRVEEFRLPVLEGRVTPAEKKALVNVKTVPVDVQINYVSGGGATNLPVRVSALVRGKSLNYADFSEFSFSPPRGKRDTSSEGEEEDSSVQDARVIADKLALTLDKNGAGKTTIAEVPTSRQPQELLLEATYSDPNGEVQTIRSTNTLWPANVVAGIKTEGWVSSSQKIKFQALALSLAGKPQEGVALEVKATARIVTTTRKRMVGGFYAYDNKTSIKELGTVCDGKSDSRGLLLCETSLGEPGEVELVVTAKDASGNSIQAASSVYVTKQGELWFGGENHDRMDLLPEKKSYQPGETAKFQVRMPFRFATALLAVEREGIVETQVVQLNGQDPTIHLKIKEGWGPNVYVSVLALRGRLREVPWYSFFTWGYKAPREWWTSFWYEGKEYVAPTALVDLSKPAFRLGVAEIRVGTKAHQLDVSVKADKESYAVRSKAQITISVKLPNGQPAANAEVALAAVDQALLELMPNNSWDLLGAMLQRRSWGVETSTAQMEIIGRRHYGRKAVAAGGGGGHSGARELLETLLLWNPSVKLDANGQAQVTVPLNDALTTFKIVAVADASTGLFGTGSTSIRATQDLQIISGLPPLVREDDQYRAQITLRNTTKQPMKVLVTPRATLLTLEPQTVDIPPGDAREVAWMVTAPAQLAQSRFESILWEIEAKDTVTGARDALKASQRIIPAVPLTVQQATLVQIDGPFTLDVNAPADAIPGRGGLKMSLQPKLAEGLPGVKDWFANYPFACLEQKTSKSVGLRDGKMWQTVASQIPSYLDSDGLASYFPPRDGEADHGSDTLTAYLLAATHEAASINPAFALSDDVRAPMERGLIAFVEGRIQRKFWSPRNDLDVRKLAALEALSRYGKAQGRMLGSITIAPNQWPTHAVIDWLNILKRVADVPERDKRIAEATQVLRSRISYQGTKMVFSTEKDDYWWWLMQNGDVNTARLMLAVMDDPAWKDDMGRLANGFIGRQQRGAWHTTTANLWGGLALEKFSAKFEAVTVAGSTKASMSTGAASVEWSKVERIKTTDASGAAHQSTWFGAPAAPGNLRNNSMFLPWSKTAAKDTLNVTHQGPGKPWLTLQSVAAVQLKEPFFAGYQIKKTITPVEQANKSLPAGSYTRGDVLRITLEVNASADMSWAVITDPVPGGATILGSGLGRDSEIATQGEKSGGTGWAAFEERSFESFRSYYQYLPKGVVKMEYTIRLNNVGEFSLPPSRVEAMYAPEMFGEAPNARVKVVAAK from the coding sequence CCAAGGCGAAGTGGCGCGTGTGCGCCAGGTGCTGGCCAAGTTTGATGACAGCGCCATCAACTTTGGTGATCCCAAAGCGGAGGCTCCGCTGTCATTGAGTTGCAGCGACGCACAAGTCACCAAGGGCACAGGCCGCTGGGTCAATGACCGGGCCTGGGCCTTTGATTTCGACAACGACCTACCTCCCGGAATCAGCTGCACCCTGCAGGTCAAACCCGGATACAAATCACCCAAAGGTGCAGAGCTGACGGGCGTGACCAGCTACAAATTCAATAGCAGTGGGCCGTTTGTGCAAAACGTCCAGCCTTCCCAGGGCCAGCGCATTGACGAAGAACAGTTCTTCACGCTGCGCCTCAACGGCCCGGCCACCTTGGCCAGCGTGCAGGCCAATGTCTGGTGCGCGGTAGAGGGCCTGGGCGAACGCGTGGCGGTGCGCATGATTGATGGCGCCAACCGGGCTGCCCTGCTCAAATCGCAGGGCCTGGAACAACAAGCCGCCAAAGAACCCCTGAGCGTGGTCACGCTGGCCTGCAACCGGCGCCTCACACCGTCGGCCAAAGTACAACTGGTCTACGGCAAAGGCGTCGCCACGCCTGCCACCGGCGGTGGCAGCGGTGTGGCGAATTCGGTAGAGCGGCGCTTTTCCTTCCAGGTGCGCGAACCGTTTGAAGCCAGCTTCAGCTGCGAGCGTGAAAATGCACAAAGCGCCTGCCTGCCGATACGCCCCATGCAACTGTCGTTCAACGCGCCGGTGTCGGTGAAGCTGCTATCCGCCATCCGCCTCAAGGCCGGGCGTGAGATTTTCAAACCCAGCTTCAATGAGGGCGGCAGTGAGGGCGACGAAGACAACGTGGTCAACAGCGTGACCTTCGCCCCGCTGTTCCCCGAGCAAGCCCACTTTGTGCTGGAGCTGCCCAAAGACTTCAAGGACGCCTCCGGCCGCACGCTGCGCAATGCCGACAGCTTTCCGCTGAAAGTCGCTACCGGCCTCATGCCACCGCTGGCCAAGTTTGCAGCAGCGCCGTTTGGCATCGTCGAACGTTTTGCCGAACCCAATGGTGTGGCACTGCTGCCCGTCACGCTGCGCAATGTGGAGGCATCGCTGGCCATCCGCGGGCTCAATGCCGAGCAGGCGCGTGCGAACGCGAAGCCCGTGGCCGGCAAGGTCAGCACCCTCAAGCCCACCACCGATGCCGACATCATTGCCTGGTTCCAGAAGGTGCAGCGTTACGACAACTTCACCGTGTCCCGCAAGCTGGCCGCAGCGGATGTGAAAGGCCCGCTGCCCAAATCGGTAGACACCTACGACCGCACCGAAGTGCAGTCGCGCATGCTCTCGCTCCTGCAGGGCCAGGCCAACGTCAAGGTGCTGGACCTGCCCACCCCGGTGGACGGTGACCCGCGCCCGTTTGAGGTGGTGGGCATCCCCCTCTCGCCCGGCTTCCATGTGGTGGAGATTTCCTCGCAAAAACTCGGTGCCAGCCTGCTGGACGAACGCCACGGCGCAGGCCGCACCATGGTGGTCCGCACATCGGCGCTGGTGACCAACCTGGGCGTGCATTTCAAGCTGGGGCGTGAAAACGCCGTGGCCTGGGTCACCACGCTGGACAAGGGCGCGCCCGTGGCAGGCGCCGTAGTGCGTGTGTCGGACTGCCGGGGCCATGAAGTGGCCACCGCCGCTACCAACGCGCAAGGTATTGCCAACTTGACAGGCATCTCGCCCCAGGCGCCCACCTGCAACAGCCAGGACAACTACAGCCAGGCCTACTTTGTGAGCGCCCGCGCCCAGCAGCCCGCTGGTGACGGCAAGGGCACGGTGGACGACATGGCCTTCACCTGGAGCGACTGGAACCGCGGCATCGAGCCCTGGCGCTTCAACGTGCCCACCAGCCAGAGCCCGCAACCGGACAGCGTGGCCCACACCATCTTTGACCGCACGCTGTTGCGCGCTGGCGAAACGGTGTCCATGAAACACATTCTGCGCACCGAGACCTCCACCGGTTTTGGCCTCACCGCGCAGCAGCCCGGCCAACTGGTACTCACCCACATCGGCAGCGGCCAGCAATACACCCAACCGCTGGTCTGGCGCAAAACCGCCACCGGTGGCCAGAGTGCCGAGAGCACATTTGCCATCCCGCCTGCGGCCAAACTGGGCGCCTACAGCGTGGAGCTGCGCGGCCAGGGCAATGTGCGTAGTTACAGCACCGGAGAGTTCCGTGTGGAAGAGTTCCGCCTGCCGGTACTCGAAGGCCGTGTCACGCCTGCCGAAAAGAAAGCATTGGTGAATGTAAAAACCGTACCGGTGGACGTGCAGATCAACTACGTGTCGGGCGGCGGTGCGACCAACCTGCCGGTGCGGGTGTCCGCGCTGGTGCGCGGCAAATCGCTCAACTACGCAGACTTCAGCGAGTTCAGCTTCTCGCCACCGCGTGGCAAACGCGACACCAGCTCCGAAGGCGAAGAGGAAGACAGCTCGGTGCAGGACGCTCGCGTGATCGCCGACAAACTGGCCCTCACGCTGGACAAAAACGGCGCTGGCAAGACCACCATTGCCGAAGTGCCCACCAGCCGCCAGCCCCAGGAGCTGCTGCTGGAAGCTACCTACTCTGACCCCAATGGCGAAGTGCAAACCATACGCAGCACCAACACGCTGTGGCCCGCCAATGTGGTCGCCGGTATCAAGACTGAGGGTTGGGTATCGAGCAGCCAGAAGATCAAGTTCCAGGCACTGGCGCTGAGTCTGGCCGGCAAGCCGCAAGAAGGCGTGGCACTGGAAGTGAAAGCGACCGCGCGCATCGTCACCACCACGCGCAAACGCATGGTCGGCGGCTTCTACGCCTACGACAACAAGACCAGCATCAAGGAGCTGGGCACCGTGTGCGACGGCAAGAGCGATTCGCGTGGCTTGTTGTTGTGCGAAACCTCGCTGGGCGAGCCTGGTGAAGTGGAGCTGGTCGTCACCGCCAAAGACGCATCGGGCAACAGCATCCAGGCCGCCAGCAGCGTCTACGTGACCAAACAGGGCGAGCTGTGGTTTGGCGGCGAGAACCATGACCGCATGGACCTGCTGCCCGAGAAGAAGAGTTACCAGCCCGGTGAGACCGCCAAGTTCCAAGTGCGCATGCCGTTCCGTTTTGCTACGGCCCTGTTGGCTGTGGAACGCGAAGGCATTGTGGAAACCCAAGTGGTGCAACTCAATGGCCAAGACCCGACCATCCACCTGAAGATCAAGGAAGGCTGGGGGCCGAATGTGTACGTGAGCGTGCTGGCCCTGCGCGGCCGCCTGCGCGAGGTGCCGTGGTACAGCTTCTTCACCTGGGGCTACAAGGCGCCACGCGAGTGGTGGACCAGCTTCTGGTACGAAGGCAAGGAATACGTAGCACCGACTGCACTGGTCGACCTGAGCAAGCCCGCATTCCGTCTGGGCGTCGCCGAAATCCGCGTGGGCACCAAAGCGCACCAGCTCGATGTGAGCGTCAAAGCCGACAAGGAAAGTTACGCGGTGCGCAGCAAGGCGCAGATCACGATTAGCGTGAAACTGCCCAACGGCCAGCCCGCCGCCAATGCTGAAGTGGCACTGGCCGCTGTGGACCAGGCGCTGCTGGAGCTGATGCCCAACAACAGTTGGGACTTGCTGGGCGCCATGCTGCAGCGCCGATCCTGGGGCGTGGAAACGTCTACCGCGCAAATGGAAATCATTGGCCGCAGGCACTATGGTCGCAAGGCCGTGGCAGCTGGCGGTGGTGGTGGACACAGCGGTGCGCGTGAGCTGCTGGAGACACTGCTGCTGTGGAACCCGAGTGTGAAGCTGGACGCCAACGGCCAAGCCCAGGTGACGGTGCCGCTGAACGATGCATTGACCACCTTCAAGATCGTGGCCGTGGCTGACGCATCGACCGGCCTGTTTGGCACGGGCAGCACCAGCATCCGTGCCACGCAGGATTTGCAAATCATCAGCGGCCTGCCGCCCCTGGTGCGCGAAGACGACCAGTACCGCGCGCAGATCACGCTGCGCAACACCACCAAACAGCCCATGAAGGTGCTGGTGACCCCGCGCGCCACGCTGCTGACGCTGGAGCCACAAACCGTGGACATCCCGCCCGGCGATGCCCGCGAAGTGGCGTGGATGGTGACCGCCCCTGCGCAACTCGCGCAAAGCCGGTTTGAGTCCATCCTGTGGGAGATTGAGGCCAAAGACACGGTGACCGGCGCACGCGATGCGCTCAAGGCCAGCCAACGCATCATCCCGGCTGTGCCGCTCACCGTACAGCAGGCCACGCTGGTGCAGATCGATGGGCCGTTCACGTTGGATGTGAACGCACCGGCCGACGCCATCCCCGGACGTGGCGGACTCAAGATGTCGCTGCAGCCCAAACTGGCCGAAGGCCTGCCGGGTGTCAAGGACTGGTTTGCCAACTACCCGTTTGCCTGTCTGGAGCAAAAGACCAGCAAGTCCGTGGGACTGCGTGACGGCAAGATGTGGCAGACCGTGGCGTCGCAAATCCCGAGTTATCTGGACAGCGACGGCCTGGCCAGCTATTTCCCGCCGCGCGATGGCGAAGCCGACCATGGCAGTGACACGCTCACCGCCTACCTGCTGGCCGCGACGCACGAAGCCGCCAGCATCAACCCGGCGTTTGCGCTGAGCGACGACGTGCGCGCGCCGATGGAGCGCGGGCTGATTGCCTTTGTGGAAGGCCGTATCCAGCGCAAGTTCTGGAGCCCACGCAACGATCTGGACGTGCGCAAGTTGGCCGCACTCGAAGCCCTGTCGCGCTACGGCAAGGCACAGGGCCGCATGCTGGGCAGCATCACCATTGCACCCAACCAGTGGCCTACGCACGCGGTGATTGACTGGCTCAACATCCTCAAACGCGTGGCCGATGTGCCTGAACGTGACAAACGCATTGCCGAGGCAACGCAGGTTCTGCGCAGCCGCATCAGCTACCAGGGCACGAAGATGGTCTTCAGCACCGAGAAGGACGACTACTGGTGGTGGCTGATGCAAAACGGCGATGTGAACACCGCGCGCCTGATGCTGGCCGTGATGGACGACCCGGCCTGGAAAGACGACATGGGCCGCCTGGCCAATGGCTTCATCGGTCGCCAGCAGCGCGGCGCGTGGCACACCACCACGGCCAACTTGTGGGGCGGGCTGGCGCTGGAGAAGTTCTCCGCCAAGTTTGAAGCAGTCACCGTTGCCGGTTCCACCAAAGCGTCCATGAGCACGGGCGCAGCGAGTGTGGAATGGAGCAAGGTCGAGCGCATCAAGACCACGGATGCTTCCGGCGCTGCGCACCAGTCCACCTGGTTTGGCGCACCCGCTGCTCCCGGCAACCTGCGCAACAACAGCATGTTCCTGCCCTGGAGCAAGACCGCGGCCAAAGACACGCTGAACGTCACTCACCAAGGCCCCGGCAAGCCCTGGCTCACGCTGCAATCGGTCGCCGCCGTGCAACTGAAAGAACCCTTCTTTGCTGGCTACCAGATCAAGAAGACCATCACGCCGGTAGAACAGGCCAACAAGAGCCTGCCCGCAGGCAGCTATACGCGCGGCGACGTGCTGCGTATCACGCTGGAGGTGAACGCCAGCGCCGACATGAGCTGGGCCGTGATCACTGACCCGGTGCCCGGCGGTGCGACGATTCTGGGTAGCGGCCTGGGCCGCGACTCCGAGATCGCCACACAGGGCGAAAAATCGGGAGGCACCGGTTGGGCCGCATTTGAAGAGCGCAGCTTCGAGTCCTTCCGCAGCTACTACCAGTACCTGCCCAAGGGCGTGGTGAAGATGGAATACACCATTCGCCTGAACAACGTCGGTGAATTCTCATTGCCACCGAGCCGTGTGGAAGCGATGTATGCGCCCGAGATGTTTGGCGAGGCGCCGAATGCACGGGTGAAGGTGGTCGCGGCCAAGTGA
- a CDS encoding TetR/AcrR family transcriptional regulator encodes MTEIPTKRDGRKENASATQAALQLAALRWFSAQGFEKAPVGSICGDAGVTVGALYHHYGDKKGLFAAVVEQVDAQLVQQALAARQAVIDNGGSAWDAFLASIDTVLQAGTNAPLRRLMLVDAPAVLGAQVWGEIRQRQGLGAMRGSIAAIQAHGIFQGHDAERLARIVLGALYGGMDSLPEDEAGVQDALADTRQCLVAMLEGLRRG; translated from the coding sequence ATGACTGAAATACCCACCAAGCGCGACGGACGCAAAGAGAACGCCAGCGCCACGCAGGCCGCGCTGCAATTGGCGGCGCTGCGCTGGTTCAGTGCGCAGGGCTTTGAGAAAGCGCCGGTCGGCAGCATCTGCGGCGATGCCGGGGTGACCGTGGGCGCGCTGTACCACCACTACGGCGACAAGAAAGGCCTGTTTGCAGCAGTGGTGGAGCAGGTCGATGCGCAACTGGTGCAACAGGCCCTGGCTGCGCGCCAGGCCGTCATCGACAACGGTGGCAGCGCCTGGGATGCCTTTTTGGCCTCTATCGACACCGTGCTGCAGGCGGGCACCAACGCACCGCTGCGCCGCCTCATGTTGGTGGACGCGCCTGCGGTGCTGGGCGCGCAGGTGTGGGGCGAGATACGGCAACGGCAGGGTCTGGGCGCCATGCGCGGCAGCATCGCCGCCATCCAGGCACACGGCATTTTTCAGGGGCACGATGCGGAGCGTTTGGCGCGGATTGTGTTGGGCGCGCTGTATGGCGGTATGGACTCATTGCCTGAGGATGAAGCGGGCGTTCAGGACGCGCTGGCAGATACGCGGCAATGTCTGGTGGCGATGCTGGAAGGTTTGCGGCGTGGGTAG
- a CDS encoding DUF1304 domain-containing protein: MHIAAQILIALVCLIHVYIFLLETVLFESRGVKVFGIPKAEVAMRKPAMSNQGCYNGFLAAALLLGLVYPDPAIAKAFATYGLACVAVAGIWGAVTVMVRILYIQTVPAVLGLAALYLL; the protein is encoded by the coding sequence ATGCACATTGCCGCCCAAATCCTCATCGCACTGGTCTGCCTGATCCATGTGTACATCTTCCTGCTGGAGACCGTGCTGTTTGAGTCGCGGGGCGTCAAGGTGTTTGGCATTCCCAAGGCCGAAGTGGCCATGCGCAAGCCTGCCATGTCCAACCAGGGTTGCTACAACGGCTTTCTGGCCGCTGCGCTGCTGCTGGGCCTGGTCTACCCCGACCCAGCCATTGCCAAAGCCTTTGCCACCTACGGCCTGGCATGCGTGGCCGTGGCGGGTATCTGGGGTGCGGTGACGGTGATGGTGCGCATCCTGTACATCCAGACCGTGCCCGCCGTGTTGGGCTTGGCTGCGCTGTACCTGCTGTAA
- a CDS encoding NADH:flavin oxidoreductase codes for MSHAAPLFQPFTFKGLKLANRIVMAPMTRSFSPGGVPTKQVSEYYRKRAASAVGLIVSEGTVVQRPSAGNDPDVPHFWGDAALAGWQDVINTVHQAGGVMAPQLWHVGAARNPRTTWTAPPPVDSPSGLSRPGKQFGEPMTDAAIADTIAAFAKAAGAAKRLGFDCIELHGAHGYLIDQFFWDGTNTRTDKFGGDLVARGKFAGEILKAVRAEVGPDYPVIIRLSQWKQQDYAARIAQSPDEMAAWLQPLADAGADIFHCSQRRFWEPEFDGSDLNFAGWAKKLTGRPTITVGSVGLSGEFIAAFGGESSKPASLDELLRRFDRGDFDLVAVGRALISDPDWALKVRDGRMDELSNFSPAALAELV; via the coding sequence ATGTCCCACGCTGCTCCGTTGTTCCAGCCCTTTACCTTCAAGGGCCTCAAGCTTGCCAACCGCATTGTCATGGCGCCCATGACACGGTCGTTTTCGCCCGGCGGCGTGCCTACCAAGCAAGTGAGTGAGTATTACCGCAAGCGTGCCGCCTCGGCCGTGGGCCTGATCGTGTCGGAGGGCACTGTGGTGCAGCGCCCGTCTGCTGGTAATGACCCCGATGTGCCCCATTTCTGGGGCGATGCCGCGTTGGCCGGTTGGCAGGATGTCATCAACACCGTGCACCAGGCCGGTGGTGTGATGGCGCCCCAGCTCTGGCACGTGGGCGCCGCGCGCAACCCGCGCACCACCTGGACCGCGCCACCGCCGGTGGATTCCCCCTCTGGCCTGTCGCGCCCCGGCAAACAGTTTGGCGAGCCCATGACCGACGCGGCCATTGCCGACACCATCGCCGCCTTTGCCAAAGCCGCCGGTGCGGCCAAGCGTCTGGGCTTTGACTGCATTGAGCTGCATGGCGCCCACGGTTATTTGATCGACCAGTTCTTTTGGGACGGAACCAATACGCGCACCGACAAATTCGGTGGAGACCTGGTGGCGCGCGGAAAATTTGCGGGAGAAATTTTGAAAGCCGTGCGCGCCGAAGTGGGGCCCGACTACCCGGTCATCATCCGCCTGTCGCAATGGAAGCAGCAGGACTACGCCGCCCGCATTGCGCAGTCGCCCGACGAGATGGCCGCCTGGCTGCAGCCGCTGGCCGATGCGGGCGCCGACATCTTCCATTGCTCGCAACGCCGCTTCTGGGAGCCGGAGTTTGATGGTTCGGATCTGAACTTTGCCGGCTGGGCCAAGAAGCTCACCGGCCGACCCACCATCACCGTCGGTTCTGTGGGGCTGAGCGGTGAGTTCATCGCCGCGTTTGGGGGCGAAAGCTCCAAGCCCGCGTCGCTGGACGAACTGCTGCGCCGCTTTGACCGCGGTGACTTCGACCTGGTGGCCGTAGGCCGTGCGCTGATCAGCGACCCGGATTGGGCGCTGAAGGTGCGCGATGGCCGCATGGACGAGCTGTCCAACTTCTCGCCGGCGGCTTTGGCGGAATTGGTTTAA
- a CDS encoding transglycosylase domain-containing protein, whose protein sequence is MVLIAACAHSTWAAATFSSVKAEYQSSDTLILDRNGELLHRLRTDATVRRGQWVALADISPALRTALVLSEDKRFYEHSGVDWRAVSSAAWANLWNSKTRGASTITMQLAGLLDEDLKRGSNGRSVVQKLGQTVSAQMLESRWRKDQILEAYLNLVPFRGELVGIDAMSQTLFGKAAHGLDHREAAIAAALVRAPNAKPAQVAQRACAVLQSLQAPARADCEALDLFTTAALQRRDYAASVGIAPHVARQLTTVRADANNSVLADAKNPVRPEPVEGPAKASTSSVRTEKTRTGVVRTTLRAPLQRFAVQTLQQHLRELQGRHVEDGALVVLDNSTGEVLAWVGSSGALSNAADVDGVTALRQPGSTLKPFLYGQAMAERRITAASLLDDSGTQIQTSGGLYIPQNYDRHFKGWVSTRTALAASLNVPAVRTLVMVSPDAFHKQLVRLGLPLRESGDYYGYSLALGSAEVSLLNLTNAYRALANGGRASPTTTLLTLRPQSPSVRDGSSPVRAEPVEAPRRTSVQALDPRAAFIVGAILSDPLARARTFGTDSVLATRFWSAVKTGTSKDMRDNWAVGWSQRYTVGVWVGNASGAPMWDVSGTTGAAPIWAAVMNHLHAQQPSRAPKAPAGVVQATVRFANAGGVTEAARSEWFISGTQQAVFAIDSGAGRAQSTGARGPKGTQSNPGNARITAPTSGTIIALDPDIPPNRQRVLFEATGDKLVWQMDGKTFAKGPTAQWLPWPGRHVVRITNVRGDVLDEIRLEVRGAGVKGSERASSKN, encoded by the coding sequence ATGGTTTTAATAGCTGCTTGCGCACATTCCACCTGGGCTGCAGCCACTTTTTCCTCTGTAAAAGCCGAGTACCAGTCGTCTGACACGCTGATCCTGGACCGCAACGGAGAGCTGCTGCACCGCCTGCGCACCGATGCCACGGTGCGCCGCGGCCAATGGGTAGCGCTGGCCGACATCTCCCCTGCCCTGCGCACGGCGCTGGTGTTGAGTGAAGACAAACGCTTTTACGAACACAGCGGTGTGGACTGGCGCGCCGTCTCCAGCGCCGCCTGGGCCAACCTGTGGAACAGCAAAACGCGCGGCGCGTCCACCATCACCATGCAACTCGCAGGTTTGTTGGACGAAGATTTGAAGCGCGGCTCCAACGGGCGCAGCGTGGTGCAAAAGCTGGGGCAAACCGTGTCGGCCCAGATGCTGGAGAGCCGTTGGCGCAAGGACCAGATTCTGGAGGCCTACCTGAACCTGGTGCCGTTTCGGGGCGAACTGGTCGGCATTGACGCCATGAGCCAGACCCTGTTTGGCAAGGCCGCCCACGGGCTGGACCACCGCGAGGCCGCCATAGCCGCCGCCCTGGTGCGCGCACCCAACGCCAAACCCGCACAGGTAGCGCAGCGCGCCTGTGCCGTACTGCAAAGCCTGCAGGCCCCAGCGCGCGCCGACTGCGAGGCGCTGGACCTGTTCACCACCGCCGCCCTGCAACGGCGCGACTACGCCGCCAGCGTGGGCATTGCGCCGCATGTGGCGCGACAACTCACCACCGTTCGGGCCGATGCCAACAACTCCGTTCTCGCAGATGCCAAAAATCCCGTTCGCCCTGAGCCTGTCGAAGGGCCCGCCAAGGCTTCGACAAGCTCAGTGCGAACGGAGAAAACCCGAACGGGTGTGGTTCGCACCACGCTGCGCGCGCCACTCCAACGCTTCGCCGTGCAAACCCTGCAGCAACACCTGCGCGAGCTGCAAGGCCGCCATGTGGAAGACGGCGCGCTGGTGGTGCTGGACAACAGCACCGGCGAAGTGCTGGCATGGGTGGGCTCCAGCGGGGCGCTCAGTAATGCGGCCGATGTGGACGGCGTGACCGCCCTGCGCCAGCCCGGCTCCACACTCAAACCGTTTTTGTATGGGCAGGCCATGGCCGAGCGGCGCATCACCGCCGCGTCTTTACTGGACGACTCGGGCACCCAGATCCAGACCAGCGGCGGCCTCTACATCCCGCAGAACTACGACCGCCATTTCAAGGGCTGGGTATCGACCCGCACCGCACTGGCCGCGTCGCTCAACGTGCCCGCTGTGCGCACGCTGGTGATGGTGTCGCCCGACGCGTTCCACAAACAACTGGTGCGCCTGGGCCTGCCGCTGCGTGAGAGCGGCGACTACTACGGCTACAGCCTGGCACTGGGCAGCGCCGAGGTCTCGCTGCTGAACCTCACCAACGCCTACCGCGCACTGGCCAACGGCGGGCGCGCCAGCCCCACGACGACCCTTCTTACCCTTCGCCCCCAATCACCTTCCGTGCGAGATGGCTCTTCTCCCGTTCGGGCTGAGCCTGTCGAAGCCCCGAGGCGAACGTCCGTGCAGGCCCTCGACCCCCGCGCTGCCTTCATCGTCGGCGCCATCCTGAGCGACCCGCTGGCGCGCGCCCGCACCTTCGGCACCGACAGCGTGCTGGCCACACGTTTCTGGAGCGCGGTGAAAACCGGCACCAGCAAAGACATGCGCGACAACTGGGCCGTAGGCTGGTCGCAGCGTTACACCGTGGGCGTGTGGGTCGGCAACGCCAGCGGCGCGCCCATGTGGGACGTGAGCGGCACCACCGGCGCAGCCCCCATCTGGGCCGCGGTGATGAACCACCTGCACGCCCAGCAACCCAGCCGCGCACCCAAGGCGCCGGCAGGCGTGGTGCAGGCAACCGTGCGCTTCGCCAACGCAGGCGGCGTGACCGAAGCGGCGCGCAGCGAGTGGTTTATCAGCGGCACGCAGCAGGCCGTATTCGCTATCGATTCAGGAGCTGGTCGCGCACAATCCACGGGGGCTAGAGGCCCAAAAGGCACTCAATCCAACCCCGGCAACGCCCGCATCACCGCCCCCACCAGCGGCACCATCATCGCGCTGGACCCCGACATCCCCCCCAACCGCCAACGCGTGTTGTTCGAAGCCACAGGCGACAAACTCGTCTGGCAAATGGACGGCAAGACTTTTGCGAAAGGCCCCACTGCGCAATGGCTGCCCTGGCCCGGTCGGCACGTGGTGCGCATCACCAATGTGCGCGGAGATGTGCTGGATGAGATTCGGCTGGAAGTGCGGGGGGCGGGGGTGAAGGGTTCGGAACGGGCGAGTTCCAAGAATTGA
- a CDS encoding low molecular weight protein tyrosine phosphatase family protein produces MNLLFICSKNQWRSPTAEQVWRKHPGVYARSAGTSPKARHPVSEADLAWADVVFAMEEKHKSRLLAEHRAVIGSKPIHVLDIPDEYKYMDPELVEQLRTSVGGILGVV; encoded by the coding sequence ATGAATCTCCTCTTCATCTGCAGCAAAAACCAATGGCGCAGCCCCACCGCCGAACAGGTCTGGCGCAAACATCCGGGCGTCTATGCGCGCTCCGCAGGCACCAGTCCTAAAGCCAGGCACCCGGTGTCTGAAGCGGACCTGGCCTGGGCCGATGTGGTTTTTGCGATGGAAGAAAAACACAAATCCCGCCTGCTGGCCGAGCACCGCGCGGTGATTGGCAGCAAACCCATCCATGTGCTCGACATACCCGACGAGTACAAGTACATGGACCCCGAGCTGGTGGAGCAGTTGCGCACCTCGGTGGGTGGCATTCTTGGCGTGGTTTAG